In Streptomyces sp. 71268, the DNA window CGAGAGCGTCGCGCTCGGCAGGCGGACCACCGCCTACCGGGACTGGGCCCGGGGGCTGGCCTCCCACGTCGCGTCGGGCGCGCTGGACGAGGAACTGCCGTACTGGCGACAGGCGGTGGCCGCCGCGCCGCTGCCCGTGGACCACGACGGGGACGCCACCGACGGCACGCCCGGCGCGGTGGTCGTGACGCTGGACGAGGAGGACACGCAGGCGCTGCTACGGGCGGCGCCCGCCGCGTACCGCACCCGCATCAACGACGTGCTGCTGGCCGCGCTCGCGCTGGCGCTGGCGCGCTGGACCGGCGAGGACGAGGTCAGCGTGGACCTGGAGGGGCACGGCCGGGAGGAGGTGCTGGAGGACGTGGACCTCTCCCGCACCGTCGGCTGGTTCACCACCATCCACCCGGTCCGCCTCCGGGTGCCGGACGCCGCCCACCTCGCGCCGGACCGCGACTGGCGGGCGCTGGTGAAGTCGGTGCGGCGGCAGTTGCGGGCCGTGCCCGGCAACGGCATCGGGTTCGGCGCCCTGCGCACGTACGGCCCGGACGAGGTGCGCGCCGCGCTGGAGCGCCCCGGCGCGGGGCAGCTCGCCTTCAACTACCTGGGGCAGTGGGACGCCAGGTCCGACGAGACGACGGGCGCGCTGGTGCGCGCCGAGCACGGCTCCTTCGGCCAGGACCACGACCCCCGCGACGCGGGTGCCCACCTGCTGGAGGTGGTCGGCGCCGTGCAGGCCGGCAGGCTGGCCTTCACCTGGCGCTACCGGCCCGCCGTGCACGACGAGGCGACCGTACGCGCCGTGGCCGCGGACTTCACCGAGGCGCTGCGCCACATCGCCAGGCACGCCAGGGCCGGCACGTGAGCGGGTTCGCCACCCCTGCGCCGCGCGCCGGCGCCGGTGTCCGAGCGCCGCCCCGGCCGGTCCACCACGCCCTGCGGGGCGCCGCCGGGGCCGGGCCCCGACGGCGCCCCACCCGGCCCTACACCCGATCCGCCATCCGATCCGCTTTGGCACCCCGAACCCTCGATGGGAGAACACACATGGACGAGAACGCCCGCTACCAGGTCCTGCGCAACGACGAGGACCAGTACTCGCTGTGGCTGGCCGACCTGGAGGTCCCGGCCGGCTGGCAGGCCGTGGGCAAGGAGGGCACGCAGGAGGAGTGCTCCGCCTACGTGGACGAGGTCTGGACCGACATGCGTCCGCGCAGCCTGCGCGAGCGCATGGAGCGCGTCGAGTCCTGACGGTTTCGCCACCATCGGCCGCCGCCTCCGGCCCAGCGTCGGGGGCGGCGGCCGGACGGCGGGGCGTGTGGAGGCCGGGGCGGGGCGTCGCGCCGCGCCCCGGCCCCTCGCGTCACGCCACGAGGCGCCGTGACGGCAGTGGGCGCCTCCCTCTCATTTCGCTCCTCCGGCCCGGCGGCCGCCGGCCGCCGGGGCGGGCACCACCCAGGAAAGGACCCGACATGACTCCGACGCTGCGGACCGCGCGCCTGACCCTCGTCCCCTACCGGCCCGAGGACGAGGACGCCTTCGTCGGCCTGCTGCGCGACGAGGAGGTGTGCCGCTGGATGGGCCAGGAACGCGCTCCCGAGGCGGAACTCCGGGCCGTGTTCAAAGTGATCATGGACGAGATCTACCCCCAGAACCGGTTCGACCTCTGGGCCCTGTGGCTTGAGGGCGCGTACGTCGGCCACGCGGAGATCAAGAAGACCGGCAACGTCGACGGCTACGAGATCATCGCCGCCTTCGTCCGCGACAGTTGGGGCAAGGGACTCGGCTCGGAACTGGTCACAGAGCTGATCCGCTACGCCGCGCGGACGCTCCGGGTCGACCGGGTCTACGGCATGGTGGGCGCGGAGAACACGGCGAGCCTGGCGCTGTGCGCGCGACTGGGCTTCACGTTCGTCCGCGACGTGGTGGGCGACGACGGCTCGGTGACGAAGATGATGGTCGCACCGACCGGGGCCGCCCCGGGCACAGCCGTGGCCCCGGCCGACGAGACACCTGGGCGCGAACCGGCGTTGCCACCCGGCCCGCAGACCTGAGCGCGGCCGGCCCGGAGCCGGCCGCCGTAAGCCACGACGAGCCACCACGCCGTGGCGAGGGACGGTGGCGGCCCCGCGCCGGGGCGGGCGGGGCGCGCGTGCGCGGCGTACGGCTCGCGCACGCGCCCGTACGGGCCGGACGGTGGACCGCCACCACGAGGCGTCCGCCGGCGGGGCCGCGCCTCCGTGATGCGCTGGCCCCGTCCGGGCTGTCGGTCGACAGTCTCGCCCGAGACGACAAAGCCGTAGGCGAAAAGTACCGCCATCGCACCGACAAGTGACATGACGTCAGATTCGCAGCTACCTACGCTGGTTCCACCAGGCGCGCGCCACTGCCACGCCACGGACGCCCAAGCGACCCCAGGTATCTCGGGAGCCTCCAGTGAAAAGTGCACGAATCGCGCTCTGTGCCCTGCTCGTCACCGGGGCTGTCGGCCTCTCGCCAGCCACCGCTTCGTCGACCTCGACGAGCCGGAGCGCGTTCACCCTCTCCAGCGCCGCGTTCGCCGACGGCGGCGTCATCCCCAAGGTCCACGAGTGCACCAGCGGCGGCGGCAACGACCCCGGCAAGCGGAACGAGTCCCCTCCCCTGACCTGGTCGGGCGCGCCGACCGCCGCCAAGAGCTACGCGATCGTCATGCGCGACCTCGACAACGCCAACCTCGTTCACTGGGTCATCTACGACATCCCGGCCAACACGAGCGCGCTCCCCCAGAACGTCGACCACGCATACCAGCCCTCCGTCCCGGCGGGGGCCAGGCAGGTCTACTACCGTGGCAGCGCGAGCCTCTACGGCTACCAGGGACCGTGCTCGCCCTCGACGGTGAACACCTACGAGTTCGTCGTCCACGCGCTCAACCGGACGTCGCTGACCAACCTGAACTCCAACTCGTCGACCCGGACCGCCGCCAGGGAGATCGCCGCGGCGACGATCGGGTCAGCCAGGATCACCGGCGAGTCCTAGCGTCACCGCGCGCCGCCCGCTGGCCACAGCGCACCGCTCGCCGCGCGCCGCCACTCAGCGCCTCAGGTCGACCGCGAGCGAGTAGAGCCGGGCCGACTGGGCCTTGCGACCGTTGTTGTCGGCGACCAGGTACAGCGGGCGCGCGCCCTTGTGTTCGCCGTCCTTCCACTCGGGGCCGAGGGCCATGCCCTCCACGTTCTGCAGGATCGGATTGCTCTGCGGCTCGTCCGACGTCACCCCGCCGCTCGGGCACTTCTGGAGGTCGAGCAGCGGTTTCGACTGCTTGTGGAGCAGGGCGTCGGCCGTGCCCTCGTCCAACGCGTCGATGTCCGAGACGTCCACGGCGTCGGCCACGTCCACCACGTAGACGCGGATGCCGTTGCCCAGGCCGCGCAGGTAGCCGCGCTCGAGGGCCAGCAGCCGCGTGTCGTCCACGGCGATCAGGTCGCTGAGGTAGTGCCCCTCCTCCGTCTGGTAGGCGAACTGCTTGTCGGGCACGTAGTCGCCGCCCGGCCTGCCCCGGAGGCGCTGGATGCGGACCTGGTGCCGCCCGTGCACGTCCGCGTCGCGGATGAGCGGCCCCTCGGAGCCGGTGTAGAGGTACGTGCCGCTCTCCGTGACGGTCAGGGATTCGAGGCTGCGCGAGCGCGGCGCCTCGCCGCGCGGCGGCGGGTAGAACTCGTCGGGCAGCTCGAAGTCCCTGCCGATCTGCCGTCCGGTGGCCAGGTCGAACCGGCGCAGCGCGGGCCCCGCTCGGCGGTGGCCAGCACGGTCTTCCCGCTCTTCTCGATGACCAGGCCCTCGCCGTCGAACTCGGTGAACTTCCCCCCGTCCGCCCGGTAGAGCCCGAGCAACCCGGTGACCTCCGGCCGCAGCGCCCGTGGGGAGCCGAGCTTGAGCCGGAACAACTGCCCCGGCTCCTCGTCGCGCAGCGCGATGGCCCCGGTCTCCGCGCCCCCGGTGAGGGCCAGCGCCGACAGTCCCTCCACCTTGGTGCCCTGCCACTCGTCGTGCTCGTTCAGCGCGTCGGAGACGCTGAGGAGCGTGGCCTTGGCGCCCTTGCCGCAGGGGCCGGTCAGCACCGGCGCGGCCTTGGCCTCGGGCGCGCGGGCCGGCCGGCCGTCGTCGGCCAGTTCGTGACCGGTGAGGCCGCCGGCCGCCGCGACACCGGCCAGCACCGCCCCGGCCGTGGCGAGCCGCACCCTGTTCCAGTACGGAACGTGGGGCGGCACCGGCTCCACCGGGCTCAGCCGGTTGCGGATGAAGGGGAGCTTGCCGACGTCGTGGGAGTCCTGCTTGCCGGGCAGCGGCAGGTTCCGTTTGCCCAGCGACCGCCTGATCGCCGCGTAGACGTCGTCGAGGGAGAGGTGCCGCTGCTCGGCGCGGTCCGGCACGCCCTGCCGGATGACGTTGAGCAACTCCCCCGTGAAGGCCGTGTAGGGCTCCCCGCCCGGCGCCATCGCCAACGCGTTGCGCGGCGTCGCCGTCATGACGTACGAACCCTCGATGGCCACCAGGTCGTCCACCTCGTGGGAGGACAGGCCCTCCACCGCGTTGCCGCTGTAACAGCAGTCGAGGATCACGACGCGGCGCCCGATGGTCGCGCGGTGTTCCAGCAGGATGTCGCGGAGCGTGGCGTACCGCACCGCGGTCTCGCTGTAGTGCCGGTGGGTGGCCCGGTGGGTGAGGTGGAGTTCGCCGTTGCCGTGCAGGACGCCGTGGCCCGCGTAGTAGATCAGTAGCGTGTCGGTGGCCAGTTCGGCGGCCTCGCGGATGGGCAGGGTCACGCCCTCGACGGTCGCCGGGTCCGACACCACCTTCATCCGCTCCGGCGGGACGCCCCACACGTCGGGGTCGCGCAACTCCCGCGCCAGGGCCTCGACATTGCGCGCCACGGAGGGCAGTCGCGGCAGCTCCCGCTCGTTGTACGTGCTGACGCCGATGAGGACGCAGGCCGATCTCGCCGGGTCGATGCGTTCGGTGAGCCCCTCCCGCGCCGCCCGCGCGCCGGCGGCCACGATGGCGTCCGGTCCCCTCATGTCGGGTCCTCGCGCAGCAGCTCGTCCAGCGCCCGGCGAACGGCGTCCGGGTCGCTCACGTCGACGCCGGTGAGCGTGACGCGCCTGCCGTCCCGCTCGACGGTGAGGGAGGACTCGCCGCGGGTGGCGTGCGCGGCGCGCCAGGTGGCGATGGCCACGGCGAGCGCGCCGAGCTGCACCGACGAGTCGAAGACGAACTGGATGACGTCGAAGGCCCCGCCCATCTCGCCGGGTCGCGGCGCCGAACCGAGCCGCCCCAGGTGAACGCCGTCGGCCCGCAGCCGCGAGGCGGCGTCACCGAGCCACTGGTACAGCGAGTGAGGGTCGTTGTCGTTGCTCGGGTTGTGCACCCGAAGCTGGATGTCCATGCCTTGCCCCCGTGATGTGAGCCCATCCGATGCTCGCACTCCGCACCTACCCACCGGGCCGACCCAACGAGCCCGTGGCACGGTCGACGGGCGGTGCCGTACAAGTATGCGACGAGGCCGGCTGGCGAGCGCAACTCGCGTTTCCGGAGCCGTGTTTGAGGGAGCGGCGGCGCGGGCGAGGCGAACCCTCCGCCCTGCTGACGTACGCCGAGCGGGAGGCCGAGGCGTAGGGCGGTCCGGCCTCGCGTCCGGCGCCCCGGAGAGGCCAACGGCCCCTCGGGCGTGCCGAGAAGCCGTTGCCGCGCTCGCTGACCGGACCTCGCCTACCGGACCCGCGCCCACCACATCGCGAGACCGATGACGGCGGTACCGCACGCGTACGACGCGCCGCGCAGGAAGTTGGTGGCGACGAGTCGACCGTAACGCCGCCATCGAACCGCTGGACGCTGCCTCATAGACTGCACGTGGAGCCCCTTTCGTGAACACACGAACCGACGGTGGTTCCGCGCGAGGGGGCCTCACAGCCGCAGGTTGGTCGCCGGATGGCTGCACTCGGGCTCCCTCGCGCTCTGTCGAGCTTACGAGATTGCGCGCTTGTGAATTCACCCGGGGTGCCCTGTCTCTCGGCCTCGAACTCCCCGTAGGCCTAAGGTCGGTGGAAGCGCGGCCGCCCGTGGCGGGGAACGCCCAGGTCACGCCGTGCGCGCCGGGGGCGCGCCACTGCCTGCTCGCGCATCGGCCGTCGACACGCGCGGCACCACTGGTCGCCCACTCGTTCAACGCCTCGCGTCACGCGAGCGGTTGCCGCCCCGTGGGTGGCGTGCACCGGGTGCGGTGGTGCTAGGGACACCCGGAGCCTGGGGCCGCGCACCCGTGTGCCGCGCGGTCTCGTACGGGAGCGTGTTGCCCGTGCCCAGACGGCACACGGGACACCCACCGGGGTCGCGATCGACGCGGGCCGGGCCAAGCCAGGGAGAACACGATGAACCGTCAGCGCGTCCGCGTCACCGCCGCCCTTCTCACCGCCGCCGCGCTCGTGGGTGTGACCGCCCCGACGGCCGCCGCCGACGACAACGCCCACGGTGCGCGACACGGTACCCATGGCGGCACGGCACCCACCGTGCGGGAGCGGCTCGACCTGCTTGTCGATGCGGACGGGGTGCCGGGGGCCCTGGCGTACGAGGGGCGCCGTACCGTCAGGGCCGGGACGGCCGAACTCGGCAGCGGGAAGCCGATGGTTGGGGCCGAGGGGCGGTTCCGCATGGGGAGCAACACCAAGGCGTTCACCGCCGCCGCCGTGATGCGCCTGGTGGTCGACGGCAGGCTGCGCGTGGACGACCGCGCCGGACGCTACGTGCCGCAGCTCGCCGACAGCCCGATCACCATCCGGCAACTCCTCAAGCAGCGCAGCGGCCTCGCCGACTACGCGGGGTTGGTCGACTGGGAGAAGCCCCTGAGCGACGAGGGATATCTCGGCCTGGTGCTCAAGGAGGACCTCCAGTTCGAGGCCGGTACGGAGTGGGGTTACTCCAACAGCAACTACCTCGTGCTCGGCATGGTGATCACCCGGGCCTCCGGCACCGACTACCGCACGTACATCGAGCGCACCATCCTCAAGCCGCTGCGCCTTGAGTCCACGTACTGGCCCGGCCCTGGCGAACTCACCCCGCGCGGCCCGCACGCCCGCAACTACGGCGTCCACCCGCTCCACCCCGAGCAGGGCCTGACGGACGTGACGGAGCTGCCGGCGTACGAGTTCTTCGGCGCGTCCGGTGGTCTGGTGACGACACCGAAGGACCTGAACGCCTTCTGGGACGGCCTGTTCGGCGGCAAGCTGCTGCCGCGCTGGGCGCTGCGGCAGATGACGCACGACACGACCGAGGTCGGCGGTCGCGACGTGTATCCGGAGGGCAGCCGGTACGGGTACGGCGTGGCGAGCATCCCGCTCTCCTGCGGCGGGGCGTACTGGGGCCACGGCGGCGACCTGCCCGGCGTCTCGGTGGGCGGCGGTCGCGCCACCGACGGCCGGGGCACCGTCACCGTCTACACCACCACCGTGGCGGCCCAGGGCTCCAGGCTCGCCCACCTCCAGGGCGCGGTGGACGCCGCCCTGTGCGACGGACGCTGACCCGGCCTGGCCCTCGGTGGAGTCGGCGCCCCGGCACTCCTCGACCGCGCCGGCCCCGGCGGCCCGGGCCCGGCCGACAACCGCTCCCGGCGGGTTCCGCACCCGGGGCGCGAGGCGCCACAATGCCCGTGTCCGCGAGGACGCCCGGGGCCACGACGCACCACTAGAACGCACCGCCACGGCACACCGCCACGACCGTGCCCAGGACCGGAGGTAGCGCGCATGACCAGCCAGTTCGACGGCCTGGCCGATGACTACGCGCGCATGGCCCCCGAGCATCCGGTGCGCGCGTACGTCGAACGGCACACCCTGTTGGCAACGCTCGGCGACGTACACGGCACCAGGGCCCTCGACCTGGGCTGCGGCGCGGGGATGTACACCCGGTTGCTGCGCGAGCGCGGGGCCGTGGACGTCACCGGCACCGACGTGTCCGAGGGCATGCTGGAGATCGCCCGCCGCAGGGAGCGCGCGGACGGGCTCGGCGTGCGCTACCTCCGACGGGACGCCACCAGGGCGGACGACCCGGTCGACAGCGCGCTCGACGGCGCCTTCGAGCTGGTCGTCAGCGTGTACGCGCTGCCGTACGCGGCCACGGAGGAGGAACTGACCACCATGTGCCGCACGGCACGCCGGGCGCTCGGCCCCTCGGGTGGCCGCCTCGTCGCCGTCACGCTGGAGCCGGAG includes these proteins:
- a CDS encoding serine hydrolase domain-containing protein, encoding MNRQRVRVTAALLTAAALVGVTAPTAAADDNAHGARHGTHGGTAPTVRERLDLLVDADGVPGALAYEGRRTVRAGTAELGSGKPMVGAEGRFRMGSNTKAFTAAAVMRLVVDGRLRVDDRAGRYVPQLADSPITIRQLLKQRSGLADYAGLVDWEKPLSDEGYLGLVLKEDLQFEAGTEWGYSNSNYLVLGMVITRASGTDYRTYIERTILKPLRLESTYWPGPGELTPRGPHARNYGVHPLHPEQGLTDVTELPAYEFFGASGGLVTTPKDLNAFWDGLFGGKLLPRWALRQMTHDTTEVGGRDVYPEGSRYGYGVASIPLSCGGAYWGHGGDLPGVSVGGGRATDGRGTVTVYTTTVAAQGSRLAHLQGAVDAALCDGR
- a CDS encoding class I SAM-dependent methyltransferase; the encoded protein is MTSQFDGLADDYARMAPEHPVRAYVERHTLLATLGDVHGTRALDLGCGAGMYTRLLRERGAVDVTGTDVSEGMLEIARRRERADGLGVRYLRRDATRADDPVDSALDGAFELVVSVYALPYAATEEELTTMCRTARRALGPSGGRLVAVTLEPEISTEPGYYDAYGFEVAALADADGAAADGAPIRVTLRWADTVIPLDVRRWSARTIERALRRAGFDTVERVRPRVSDEGRQRFGDSYWRDYLNRPHLLILDCAAGPTAHRTTDPGLGAPAP
- a CDS encoding esterase-like activity of phytase family protein produces the protein MRRFDLATGRQIGRDFELPDEFYPPPRGEAPRSRSLESLTVTESGTYLYTGSEGPLIRDADVHGRHQVRIQRLRGRPGGDYVPDKQFAYQTEEGHYLSDLIAVDDTRLLALERGYLRGLGNGIRVYVVDVADAVDVSDIDALDEGTADALLHKQSKPLLDLQKCPSGGVTSDEPQSNPILQNVEGMALGPEWKDGEHKGARPLYLVADNNGRKAQSARLYSLAVDLRR
- a CDS encoding YbhB/YbcL family Raf kinase inhibitor-like protein, whose protein sequence is MKSARIALCALLVTGAVGLSPATASSTSTSRSAFTLSSAAFADGGVIPKVHECTSGGGNDPGKRNESPPLTWSGAPTAAKSYAIVMRDLDNANLVHWVIYDIPANTSALPQNVDHAYQPSVPAGARQVYYRGSASLYGYQGPCSPSTVNTYEFVVHALNRTSLTNLNSNSSTRTAAREIAAATIGSARITGES
- a CDS encoding MbtH family NRPS accessory protein: MDENARYQVLRNDEDQYSLWLADLEVPAGWQAVGKEGTQEECSAYVDEVWTDMRPRSLRERMERVES
- a CDS encoding GNAT family N-acetyltransferase; its protein translation is MTPTLRTARLTLVPYRPEDEDAFVGLLRDEEVCRWMGQERAPEAELRAVFKVIMDEIYPQNRFDLWALWLEGAYVGHAEIKKTGNVDGYEIIAAFVRDSWGKGLGSELVTELIRYAARTLRVDRVYGMVGAENTASLALCARLGFTFVRDVVGDDGSVTKMMVAPTGAAPGTAVAPADETPGREPALPPGPQT
- a CDS encoding caspase family protein — protein: MRGPDAIVAAGARAAREGLTERIDPARSACVLIGVSTYNERELPRLPSVARNVEALARELRDPDVWGVPPERMKVVSDPATVEGVTLPIREAAELATDTLLIYYAGHGVLHGNGELHLTHRATHRHYSETAVRYATLRDILLEHRATIGRRVVILDCCYSGNAVEGLSSHEVDDLVAIEGSYVMTATPRNALAMAPGGEPYTAFTGELLNVIRQGVPDRAEQRHLSLDDVYAAIRRSLGKRNLPLPGKQDSHDVGKLPFIRNRLSPVEPVPPHVPYWNRVRLATAGAVLAGVAAAGGLTGHELADDGRPARAPEAKAAPVLTGPCGKGAKATLLSVSDALNEHDEWQGTKVEGLSALALTGGAETGAIALRDEEPGQLFRLKLGSPRALRPEVTGLLGLYRADGGKFTEFDGEGLVIEKSGKTVLATAERGPRCAGSTWPPDGRSAGTSSCPTSSTRRRAARRRARAASNP